Proteins found in one Candidatus Eisenbacteria bacterium genomic segment:
- a CDS encoding patatin-like phospholipase family protein, with translation MKKIGLALGGGGVRGLAHVPVLELFDELGVKPSIISGSSMGALIGALYASGMSGKTIKERIRQHLISKHETWQGVLKKRSYLMKWVKAFGFERGRGGIVKTDRFLKSLFAEIRETTFEDLDIPLIVIAADFWRAEEVPFSSGKLLPAIEASIAVPGVFAPVLIAGRVLVDGGVVNPVPYDHIVGRCDLSIAVNVAKVRTPGKHGVPSVLDSILGAFDITQAASFAEKMRHRRPDICIHPEIRDVAMFDFTKVESVFSQAGPAVRELRTFIEREIAGRPASGDA, from the coding sequence GTGAAGAAAATCGGTTTGGCCCTTGGCGGAGGCGGGGTACGTGGTCTGGCGCACGTGCCAGTCCTGGAGCTCTTTGACGAGTTGGGGGTTAAACCGAGCATCATATCCGGCAGCAGCATGGGTGCGCTCATTGGCGCTCTGTACGCGTCCGGGATGTCCGGAAAGACGATCAAGGAGCGAATCAGGCAGCACTTGATTTCGAAACACGAGACATGGCAGGGCGTGCTGAAGAAAAGATCCTATTTGATGAAATGGGTGAAAGCATTCGGATTTGAGCGCGGGCGTGGAGGAATAGTCAAGACCGATAGATTCCTGAAATCCCTCTTTGCCGAGATCCGCGAGACTACCTTCGAAGATCTCGACATCCCACTGATCGTTATCGCTGCCGACTTCTGGCGGGCTGAAGAAGTGCCTTTTTCATCGGGAAAGCTGCTCCCTGCAATAGAGGCGAGCATAGCCGTCCCCGGAGTCTTCGCGCCGGTGTTAATAGCAGGCAGGGTGCTGGTGGACGGAGGTGTTGTGAACCCGGTACCGTACGATCACATCGTGGGCCGGTGCGATTTGTCGATAGCCGTGAATGTGGCCAAGGTCCGGACTCCCGGCAAGCACGGAGTACCGAGCGTGCTTGATTCAATCCTTGGTGCTTTTGACATCACGCAGGCGGCGTCCTTTGCCGAGAAGATGAGACACCGGAGGCCGGACATCTGCATTCATCCGGAGATTCGCGACGTGGCGATGTTCGATTTCACGAAGGTTGAGTCTGTATTCAGTCAGGCCGGGCCCGCCGTTCGTGAATTGAGGACATTCATCGAAAGGGAGATTGCCGGGCGGCCTGCCTCAGGCGACGCCTGA
- a CDS encoding 4Fe-4S binding protein — MFNPDDSGSGSGKKEVALEDVMEILHEAHVKHLVARPFRNKDRTDSDGICFCCDDCCGYFLDPNEKCDKGELVTETDFDVCNHCGVCADVCYFEARTVNGGELKEARDLCYGCGLCLNVCPEDCIKMVLRG, encoded by the coding sequence ATGTTTAATCCCGACGATTCCGGGAGCGGCTCGGGAAAGAAGGAAGTCGCTTTGGAAGATGTGATGGAGATTCTGCATGAAGCTCACGTCAAACACCTTGTGGCACGGCCGTTCCGCAACAAGGATAGGACGGATTCAGACGGCATTTGCTTCTGTTGCGACGATTGCTGCGGGTACTTCCTGGACCCAAATGAGAAGTGCGACAAGGGTGAGCTTGTCACGGAAACTGATTTCGATGTTTGTAACCACTGCGGGGTATGTGCAGATGTTTGTTACTTCGAAGCCCGAACGGTAAACGGCGGCGAGCTTAAAGAAGCACGAGACCTCTGTTATGGCTGCGGGCTTTGCCTCAATGTCTGTCCGGAGGACTGTATTAAGATGGTCCTTAGAGGGTGA
- a CDS encoding homocysteine S-methyltransferase family protein: MQPLLERLKLPGVVIADGAMGTMLLERGLKPGDCPERINLERPDVLSEIARLYLEAGAGIVQTNTFGGSPLKLASYALDGRTEEINARAVSAVREVLGDQAYLSASCGPCGKVLEPYGDTSADMVFNSFLRQMEALIAEGVDMICIETMTDLTEATLAIKAARSVSSSVPVCATMTFDAGPRGFHTIMGTSIGQAIEGLTHAGADIIGSNCGNGILNMTKIAGEFIDNSALPIAIRPNAGLPVLKNGVSVYPESPEFMAKHSHTLMKMGVKIIGGCCGTTPEHIAALRKGVGHEKTR; the protein is encoded by the coding sequence ATGCAGCCGCTGCTTGAAAGATTGAAGCTGCCAGGCGTCGTCATTGCAGATGGCGCGATGGGAACTATGCTGCTTGAGCGAGGACTGAAACCGGGTGATTGTCCCGAGCGGATTAACCTTGAGAGACCGGACGTGCTGAGCGAAATTGCCAGGCTTTACCTCGAGGCGGGAGCAGGGATTGTTCAAACAAACACTTTCGGCGGCTCTCCACTCAAGCTTGCGTCCTATGCACTGGATGGCAGGACTGAGGAAATCAATGCGCGGGCCGTTTCCGCCGTAAGAGAAGTGCTTGGAGACCAAGCCTATCTTTCTGCATCTTGCGGCCCCTGCGGCAAGGTACTCGAGCCCTATGGCGATACAAGTGCAGATATGGTGTTCAATTCGTTCCTGAGACAGATGGAGGCGCTCATTGCAGAAGGGGTTGACATGATTTGCATCGAAACAATGACCGACCTTACCGAGGCAACTCTTGCAATCAAGGCTGCGAGGTCTGTCTCCTCTTCGGTTCCAGTGTGTGCAACCATGACGTTCGATGCGGGTCCAAGAGGATTTCACACAATCATGGGGACCAGCATTGGGCAGGCAATTGAAGGTCTCACACATGCCGGCGCCGACATAATTGGATCAAATTGCGGGAACGGGATACTGAATATGACGAAGATCGCCGGAGAGTTTATTGACAATTCGGCGCTGCCGATTGCTATCCGGCCGAATGCAGGTTTGCCGGTTCTGAAGAACGGCGTATCTGTTTACCCAGAATCCCCGGAGTTCATGGCCAAACACAGCCATACCCTGATGAAGATGGGAGTGAAGATCATCGGCGGGTGCTGCGGGACAACACCTGAGCACATTGCTGCTTTGCGAAAAGGAGTGGGGCATGAGAAGACTCGGTAG
- a CDS encoding corrinoid protein, producing MEIIRELSEGLQNGDAKRVAELTRKAIGDGLEARTILDDGLIAGMTAVGERFKKHEVFLPDVLLSAKAMYAGMDLLKPILAKEGIKTVGKVVIGTVQGDLHDIGKNLVGIMLRGAGFEVIDLGNDVPPERFINTAVEGDADIIGMSALLTTTMPVMKRVIELARERQICGKKKIIVGGAPLSQEYANEIGADAYCFDGVNAVEQVKKFLGRT from the coding sequence ATGGAGATCATAAGGGAATTGTCCGAGGGCCTTCAGAATGGGGATGCCAAGAGAGTTGCCGAGCTCACCCGGAAGGCAATAGGAGATGGGCTTGAGGCCAGGACAATCCTGGATGATGGTCTTATCGCCGGGATGACAGCCGTGGGAGAGAGATTCAAGAAGCATGAGGTATTCCTGCCTGACGTGCTTCTTTCCGCCAAGGCGATGTATGCAGGAATGGATCTGCTGAAACCCATTCTTGCGAAAGAAGGAATCAAGACCGTCGGAAAGGTGGTCATCGGTACTGTCCAGGGTGACTTGCACGATATTGGGAAGAACCTTGTCGGCATTATGCTCAGAGGCGCCGGTTTTGAGGTCATCGACCTCGGCAACGATGTTCCGCCCGAGCGATTCATCAATACCGCGGTTGAGGGAGATGCTGACATAATTGGCATGTCGGCTCTTCTCACAACGACAATGCCCGTGATGAAGAGAGTGATCGAGCTGGCACGGGAAAGGCAAATCTGCGGCAAGAAGAAGATCATCGTCGGTGGAGCGCCTTTATCTCAAGAGTATGCCAACGAGATCGGGGCGGACGCATACTGTTTCGACGGCGTGAACGCCGTTGAGCAGGTGAAGAAATTTCTAGGACGGACCTGA
- a CDS encoding vitamin B12 dependent-methionine synthase activation domain-containing protein: MRRILHIPVQEVIPSLSAVLEGQGIPRSSEPDARTKQLAQDARLVFEEKAQPAGVVMEIARDEFKIVFEGEGRNEDESPVSPIYQASDALALFVVTIGESVCNEISRMFREKDSAFGSMLDSAASGGTEMTAQAVEDFYHKQLKDSGRLNEGQGTLRFSPGYCGWDISAQKKLFGVLNPEEIGITLNDSYLMEPIKSISGVIIVGRKDIFKFEDVFSFCRDCGTHDCQERIKKLFD; this comes from the coding sequence ATGCGCAGAATCCTCCACATCCCGGTTCAGGAAGTGATTCCTTCCCTCAGTGCTGTCCTTGAAGGTCAGGGAATTCCCCGATCCTCAGAACCTGATGCCAGAACCAAGCAACTGGCACAGGATGCCCGTCTGGTTTTTGAAGAGAAAGCGCAGCCGGCCGGGGTTGTGATGGAAATCGCCAGGGACGAATTCAAGATTGTCTTTGAGGGAGAGGGCCGGAACGAAGATGAATCGCCCGTGAGTCCCATCTATCAGGCTTCGGATGCCCTCGCACTTTTTGTCGTAACGATCGGGGAATCTGTGTGCAATGAGATTTCCCGGATGTTCAGAGAGAAAGATTCTGCGTTCGGCTCAATGCTCGATTCGGCCGCCTCCGGAGGCACTGAGATGACAGCCCAAGCTGTAGAAGATTTCTACCACAAACAATTGAAAGACAGCGGCCGGCTGAATGAAGGGCAAGGTACCCTTCGCTTCAGCCCAGGCTACTGCGGATGGGATATCAGCGCGCAGAAAAAATTGTTCGGCGTGCTTAACCCGGAAGAGATCGGTATTACACTTAACGATAGTTATCTCATGGAACCGATCAAATCGATAAGCGGTGTGATCATAGTGGGGAGGAAGGATATCTTTAAGTTTGAAGATGTTTTCTCCTTTTGCCGGGATTGCGGAACGCATGATTGTCAGGAGCGCATCAAGAAGCTGTTCGACTAG